Proteins found in one Tepidamorphus gemmatus genomic segment:
- a CDS encoding branched-chain amino acid ABC transporter permease, producing the protein MAVIEHAARGGLAPAWFERIPPAWWVVGFVMLLMPAFANSFWLFQVFGWTFILGIIALSLMFLAGYGGMVSLVQMTVAGVGGYMVAILGPSGVETISLGLAWWLYIPLAIIIAAVFGTVVGALAVRTEGIYTIMITLAIAAAFFYFARQNYVIFNGYTGFNLILPPQLFGIDWRQPVPFYYLSLGCAVLAYAAVVYVSRSPFGLALQGVRDNPRRMAALGFNVTAHRIAAYAFASVLASIGGILLVWQNAQISPGTVGIPAVIDILVIAVVGGLRRPIGPFIGALIYILLRTFTPDILSSFGLSTERFKLLIGLGFLAVVFFSPDGVLGLWDRWRARMRRRDPLTGREAE; encoded by the coding sequence ATGGCGGTGATCGAGCACGCGGCGCGCGGCGGACTGGCTCCGGCCTGGTTCGAGCGCATCCCTCCGGCCTGGTGGGTTGTCGGCTTCGTGATGTTGCTGATGCCGGCCTTCGCCAACAGTTTCTGGCTGTTTCAGGTGTTCGGCTGGACGTTCATCCTTGGCATCATCGCGCTCAGCCTGATGTTCCTGGCCGGCTACGGCGGCATGGTCAGCCTGGTGCAGATGACGGTCGCCGGCGTCGGCGGCTACATGGTCGCGATTCTGGGACCGTCGGGCGTCGAGACGATCAGCCTCGGGCTTGCCTGGTGGCTCTACATCCCGCTCGCGATCATCATCGCGGCAGTGTTCGGCACCGTCGTCGGTGCCCTCGCGGTGCGCACCGAGGGCATCTACACGATCATGATCACGCTGGCGATCGCCGCGGCCTTCTTCTACTTCGCCCGCCAGAACTACGTGATCTTCAACGGATATACCGGCTTCAACCTGATCCTGCCGCCGCAACTGTTCGGCATCGACTGGCGCCAGCCGGTCCCGTTCTACTATCTTTCGCTCGGCTGCGCGGTGCTCGCCTATGCGGCGGTGGTCTATGTGTCGCGCTCGCCGTTCGGGCTTGCGCTGCAGGGGGTGCGCGACAATCCGCGGCGCATGGCGGCGCTTGGCTTCAACGTCACCGCCCATCGCATCGCGGCCTATGCCTTCGCCAGTGTGCTGGCGTCGATCGGCGGCATCCTGCTGGTCTGGCAGAATGCGCAGATCTCGCCCGGCACCGTGGGCATTCCGGCGGTGATCGACATCCTCGTGATCGCCGTCGTCGGAGGACTGCGCCGGCCAATCGGCCCGTTCATCGGCGCGCTGATCTACATTCTGCTGCGCACGTTCACGCCCGACATCCTGTCCAGTTTCGGACTGTCCACCGAGCGGTTCAAGCTGTTGATCGGCCTTGGCTTCCTGGCGGTGGTGTTCTTCTCGCCGGATGGCGTCCTGGGCCTGTGGGACCGCTGGCGGGCGCGGATGCGCCGGCGTGACCCGCTGACCGGCAGGGAGGCCGAGTGA
- a CDS encoding ABC transporter ATP-binding protein — MAIVAATAGRLGSVSTDAALELRGVTKMFGALAAIGDVTMTVRAGERRAVLGSNGAGKTTLFNCITGDFLPTSGTIRLFGEDVTRFPAHERIRRGLRRTYQISLLLGGLTVADNVYLACRGVSRGRFSLLRPRRGDVLVARAAELIEAVHLTASSQTLVSELSYGQQRQLEIALALAGAPRLILFDEPAAGLSPTERAELVAILTGLPPHIGFIIIEHDMDVALRVAESVTMMHNGRIFKEGTPAEIENDPEVQELYLGGGHG, encoded by the coding sequence ATGGCGATCGTCGCTGCCACCGCCGGTCGTCTCGGCTCGGTCAGCACCGACGCGGCGCTCGAATTGCGCGGCGTCACCAAGATGTTCGGCGCGCTCGCGGCGATCGGCGACGTGACGATGACCGTGCGCGCCGGCGAGCGGCGGGCGGTGCTGGGCTCGAACGGCGCTGGCAAGACCACGCTGTTCAACTGCATCACCGGCGATTTCCTTCCGACGTCCGGCACGATCCGGCTGTTCGGCGAGGATGTCACCCGCTTCCCGGCGCACGAGCGGATCAGGCGCGGCCTGCGCCGCACTTATCAGATCAGCCTGCTGTTAGGTGGCCTCACGGTCGCCGACAACGTCTATCTCGCCTGTCGTGGCGTCAGCCGCGGGCGGTTCTCGCTGCTGCGCCCGCGCCGCGGCGACGTCCTGGTGGCGCGTGCCGCCGAGCTGATCGAGGCGGTCCACCTCACCGCCTCCAGCCAGACGCTGGTCAGCGAGCTCAGCTACGGACAGCAGCGCCAGCTCGAGATCGCGCTGGCGCTGGCTGGTGCGCCGCGCCTCATCCTGTTCGACGAGCCGGCTGCCGGCCTGTCGCCGACCGAACGGGCCGAGCTGGTCGCGATCCTTACCGGCCTGCCGCCGCACATCGGCTTCATCATCATCGAGCACGACATGGACGTGGCGCTGCGTGTCGCGGAGAGCGTCACGATGATGCACAACGGTCGGATCTTCAAGGAAGGAACGCCGGCCGAGATCGAGAACGATCCGGAGGTCCAGGAACTCTATCTGGGAGGCGGCCATGGCTGA
- a CDS encoding SRPBCC family protein has protein sequence MARVYVSSVIDAPVARVWERVRDFNALPRWHPGIRDSRIENGEPADRVGCVRDFHLQNGERIRERLLGLSDYDYFCTYSILESPMPLTDYVATLRLTPVTDGDRTFAEWSAEFECAPEVAEDLVNGIGQNVFQAGFNALKRLMAG, from the coding sequence ATGGCTCGCGTCTATGTCTCTTCGGTGATCGACGCGCCCGTCGCCAGGGTCTGGGAACGGGTGCGCGACTTCAACGCCCTGCCGCGCTGGCATCCGGGCATCCGCGACAGCCGCATCGAGAATGGCGAGCCCGCCGACCGCGTCGGCTGCGTCCGCGACTTCCACCTGCAGAACGGCGAGCGCATCCGCGAGCGGCTGCTCGGCCTGTCCGACTACGACTACTTCTGCACCTATTCGATCCTCGAGAGCCCGATGCCGCTCACCGACTATGTGGCGACCTTGCGGCTCACCCCAGTGACCGATGGCGACCGCACCTTCGCCGAGTGGTCGGCAGAGTTCGAGTGCGCCCCGGAGGTCGCCGAGGATCTCGTCAACGGCATCGGCCAGAACGTCTTCCAGGCCGGCTTCAATGCGCTCAAGCGGCTGATGGCGGGCTGA
- a CDS encoding branched-chain amino acid ABC transporter permease, translating to MQDYVRRHPIWSVIIALVAAVILWLILAPWPPGLEEAMGRKRIFLNAIFSGITLGALYFLIATGFTLIFGLMRNVNLAHGSLYLLGGYLGFEISEATGWWLLAFPLVFLIVALIGVVLQHQVFRRMEGEELRQTMVTIGLSVVLADIMLWIWGGQSYTILAPQWLSGPMELPIISGVDRSGEYSYLRYPQVRIVILIAAIVMGIAMWVVLNRTKLGMLIRAGVDDREMLTASGIRIQYVFLAVFAFGAGLAGIGGIVGGTFQSLSPGEDTRFLLASLVVVIVGGMGSIPGAALGALIIGLAEQIGLVYAPTYSVVFTFLIMAAVLAFRPQGLLGSRR from the coding sequence ATGCAGGACTATGTCAGGCGCCACCCGATCTGGTCGGTCATCATCGCGCTCGTCGCGGCGGTGATCCTGTGGCTGATCCTTGCCCCGTGGCCGCCGGGTCTGGAGGAGGCGATGGGGCGCAAGCGCATCTTCCTCAACGCAATCTTCTCCGGCATCACGCTCGGTGCCCTGTACTTCCTGATCGCGACCGGATTCACGCTGATCTTCGGCCTGATGCGCAATGTCAACCTGGCGCATGGCTCGCTGTATCTGCTCGGCGGCTATCTGGGCTTCGAGATTTCCGAGGCGACGGGCTGGTGGCTGCTGGCCTTTCCGCTGGTGTTCCTGATCGTCGCATTGATCGGCGTCGTCCTCCAGCATCAGGTCTTCCGGCGGATGGAAGGCGAGGAACTGCGCCAGACCATGGTCACGATCGGCCTGTCGGTCGTGCTGGCCGACATCATGCTGTGGATCTGGGGCGGCCAGTCCTACACCATCCTGGCGCCGCAATGGCTGTCGGGTCCGATGGAGCTACCGATTATCTCGGGTGTCGACCGGTCGGGCGAATATTCCTATCTGCGCTACCCGCAGGTGCGCATCGTGATCCTCATCGCGGCGATCGTCATGGGCATCGCCATGTGGGTGGTGCTCAACCGCACGAAGCTCGGCATGCTGATCCGCGCCGGCGTCGATGACCGCGAGATGCTGACCGCCTCGGGCATCCGCATTCAGTACGTCTTTCTTGCCGTGTTTGCCTTCGGCGCGGGCCTGGCCGGCATCGGCGGCATCGTCGGCGGCACCTTCCAGAGCCTGAGCCCCGGCGAGGATACCCGCTTCCTGCTGGCCTCGCTGGTCGTGGTAATCGTCGGCGGCATGGGGTCGATCCCCGGCGCGGCGCTCGGCGCGCTGATCATCGGTCTCGCCGAGCAGATCGGCCTCGTCTATGCGCCGACCTATTCGGTCGTGTTCACGTTCCTGATCATGGCGGCGGTGCTGGCCTTCCGGCCGCAGGGCCTCCTGGGCAGCCGGCGATGA
- a CDS encoding flotillin family protein — MTGQLIGQLILWLIVAVVVIAIVYWVMQWLYRRSTKEVAFVRTGFLGEKVVIDGGAFVWPIIHDITPVNMNVLPLKVSRTGTDALITKDRMRVDVEAEFYVRVRPERRAVAIAASTLGRRTLEPERLHALLSGKFESALRAIAAEMDMSGIHENRAAYVARVRELAQEDLEKNGLELESVAILDIDQTGLEFFNPSNRFDAEGLTELIRDIEAKRKLRNDIEQDSMIQIRTRNLEAEKQALEIERESETARLEQEREIEFRRAQQRAELARERAQRETEAQEAEITAREVIERKRILNEKAIAEERIASEREIRAREIARQRAIEAEEIAAREEIEKARILQERAIREARIEHERETQAREIEKQRALEEAEILAREATERARIAQEKAITEARIAKERETQAAEIARQREIEQAEIEAREATEKRRMAQTLLLNQTRISGEEKVRLQEIARQKALDEAEIAAREAVERARIAQAAEVNEARIAEDRRIRELEIERQKAVEAAEIAAGKATEAARIAREKELAAERIAAEAETREQEIARDRALEEARVAADEAVEAARIAQRKKLDAERIAAEQETRALEIARAEALEAAEIAMQRAIEAQRIAREKALAVERIEAEEETREREISRNQAIDEARVAAEEAVEAARIAQRKKLDAERIAAEQATRTLEIERQKALEAARIEAEEAIRARDIAREKQVEAAEIARREAVEVARIATELKLEQERIASQRSREVIDIERRRVVEAAEQARVVALAEERAKAAAAEASVKRAQIAAQRDVEAAEVQRTQAIEAAQLERRRAIEQLEIARVQALREAEIESREDIERARIASERQLDEIRIDHETMRRRLEVERERNVETAQMEKAIALYQKSLEESAARAEAEAARARAAQAEERVKTVRETEAAERRKSVDVLMAEKAAAEARHMAEAARLRAVVEAEAQRLINEAENILTDEARHSLFRRKMLEHVEGIVAASVKPLEKIQDIRIMQLDGVTGGGGGRDSSPTDEVINSALRYRVQAPLIDSLLSDIGIEGGSLAKQGGLIREASDMQRIADAVKKAPKSEGGGAEPAKTASGKGAGEKK, encoded by the coding sequence ATGACCGGGCAACTCATCGGACAGCTCATCCTCTGGCTGATCGTGGCGGTGGTGGTCATCGCCATCGTCTACTGGGTGATGCAATGGCTCTATCGCCGCTCGACCAAGGAGGTCGCCTTCGTGCGGACCGGCTTCCTGGGCGAGAAGGTCGTCATCGACGGCGGCGCCTTCGTCTGGCCGATCATCCACGACATCACGCCGGTCAACATGAACGTGCTGCCGTTGAAGGTCAGCCGCACCGGCACCGACGCGCTGATCACCAAGGACCGCATGCGCGTCGACGTGGAGGCGGAATTCTATGTCCGCGTCCGGCCCGAGCGGCGCGCGGTCGCCATCGCCGCCTCCACCCTCGGTCGTCGCACGCTGGAGCCGGAGCGGCTCCATGCGCTGCTGTCCGGCAAGTTCGAGAGCGCCCTGCGCGCGATTGCCGCCGAGATGGACATGAGCGGCATCCACGAGAACCGCGCGGCCTATGTCGCCCGCGTCCGCGAGCTCGCCCAGGAGGATCTGGAGAAGAACGGTCTCGAGCTCGAATCCGTCGCCATCCTCGACATCGACCAGACCGGCCTCGAATTCTTCAATCCGTCGAACCGCTTCGACGCCGAAGGTCTGACCGAGCTGATCCGCGACATCGAGGCCAAGCGCAAGCTGCGCAACGACATCGAGCAGGACTCGATGATCCAGATCCGCACGCGCAACCTGGAGGCCGAGAAGCAGGCTCTGGAGATCGAGCGCGAGAGCGAGACGGCGCGCCTCGAACAGGAGCGTGAGATCGAGTTCCGCCGTGCCCAGCAGCGCGCCGAGCTCGCCCGCGAGCGCGCGCAGCGCGAGACCGAGGCGCAGGAGGCCGAGATCACTGCGCGCGAGGTGATCGAGCGCAAGCGGATTCTCAACGAGAAGGCGATCGCCGAGGAGCGGATCGCCTCCGAACGCGAGATCCGCGCCCGCGAGATCGCGCGCCAGCGTGCCATCGAGGCCGAGGAGATCGCCGCCCGCGAGGAGATCGAGAAGGCGCGCATCCTGCAGGAGCGTGCCATCCGCGAGGCCCGTATCGAGCACGAACGCGAGACCCAGGCGCGCGAGATCGAAAAGCAGAGGGCGCTGGAGGAGGCCGAGATCCTCGCTCGCGAGGCGACCGAACGCGCCCGCATTGCCCAGGAAAAGGCGATCACCGAGGCCCGTATCGCCAAGGAGCGCGAGACCCAGGCTGCCGAGATCGCCCGCCAGCGCGAGATCGAACAGGCCGAGATCGAGGCCAGGGAAGCCACCGAGAAGCGCCGCATGGCGCAGACCCTGCTGCTCAACCAGACCCGCATCTCCGGCGAGGAGAAGGTCCGACTGCAGGAGATCGCGCGGCAGAAGGCGCTCGACGAGGCCGAGATCGCCGCCCGCGAGGCCGTCGAGAGGGCCCGCATTGCCCAGGCCGCCGAGGTCAACGAGGCGCGTATCGCCGAGGACCGGCGCATCCGGGAACTCGAGATCGAGCGGCAGAAGGCCGTCGAGGCCGCCGAGATCGCCGCCGGCAAGGCGACCGAAGCCGCGCGTATCGCCCGCGAGAAGGAGCTTGCCGCCGAGCGCATTGCCGCCGAGGCCGAGACCCGCGAGCAGGAGATCGCCCGCGATCGCGCGCTCGAGGAGGCCCGTGTGGCCGCGGACGAGGCGGTCGAGGCAGCGCGGATCGCCCAGCGCAAGAAGCTCGACGCCGAGCGCATTGCCGCCGAACAGGAGACCCGGGCGCTGGAGATTGCCCGCGCCGAGGCCCTCGAGGCCGCCGAGATCGCCATGCAGCGGGCAATCGAGGCACAGCGGATCGCCCGCGAGAAGGCGCTGGCAGTGGAGCGCATCGAGGCCGAGGAGGAGACCCGCGAGCGCGAGATCAGCCGCAACCAGGCGATCGACGAGGCCCGCGTCGCCGCCGAAGAGGCGGTCGAGGCGGCACGCATCGCCCAGCGCAAGAAGCTCGATGCCGAGCGGATTGCCGCCGAGCAGGCGACCCGCACCCTCGAGATCGAGCGCCAGAAGGCGCTCGAGGCGGCCCGCATCGAGGCCGAGGAGGCAATCCGCGCCCGCGACATCGCCCGCGAGAAGCAGGTCGAAGCGGCCGAGATCGCCCGCCGCGAGGCCGTGGAAGTCGCACGCATCGCCACCGAGCTCAAGCTCGAGCAGGAGCGGATCGCGAGCCAGCGCAGCCGCGAGGTGATCGACATCGAGCGCCGCCGCGTGGTCGAGGCCGCCGAGCAGGCGCGCGTCGTGGCGCTGGCCGAGGAACGCGCCAAGGCCGCGGCTGCCGAGGCCAGTGTCAAGCGGGCCCAGATCGCCGCACAGCGCGACGTCGAGGCCGCGGAGGTGCAGCGCACACAGGCGATCGAGGCCGCCCAGCTCGAGCGTCGCCGCGCCATCGAGCAACTCGAGATCGCGCGCGTCCAGGCGTTGCGCGAGGCCGAGATCGAGAGCCGCGAGGACATCGAGCGGGCCCGCATCGCCTCCGAACGTCAGCTCGACGAGATCCGCATCGACCACGAGACGATGCGGCGCCGGCTCGAGGTCGAGCGCGAGCGCAATGTCGAGACCGCGCAGATGGAGAAGGCGATCGCGCTGTATCAGAAGTCGCTCGAGGAGAGTGCCGCCCGCGCCGAGGCCGAGGCCGCCAGGGCCCGCGCCGCGCAGGCGGAGGAACGGGTCAAGACCGTGCGCGAGACCGAGGCGGCCGAGCGCCGCAAGTCCGTCGATGTGCTCATGGCCGAGAAGGCGGCCGCCGAAGCCCGCCACATGGCCGAGGCCGCCAGGCTGCGCGCCGTCGTCGAGGCCGAGGCGCAGCGGCTCATCAACGAGGCCGAGAACATCCTCACCGACGAGGCACGCCATTCGCTGTTCCGCCGCAAGATGCTCGAGCATGTCGAGGGCATCGTGGCGGCGAGCGTCAAGCCGCTCGAGAAGATCCAGGACATCCGGATCATGCAGCTCGACGGCGTCACCGGCGGCGGCGGCGGGCGCGACAGCTCGCCGACCGACGAGGTCATCAACTCGGCGCTGCGCTACCGCGTGCAGGCGCCGTTGATCGACTCGCTGCTGTCCGACATCGGCATCGAGGGCGGCAGTCTGGCCAAGCAGGGCGGTCTGATCCGCGAGGCGAGCGACATGCAGCGCATCGCGGACGCCGTCAAGAAGGCGCCGAAGTCCGAGGGCGGCGGCGCCGAGCCGGCCAAGACCGCTTCGGGCAAGGGTGCTGGGGAGAAGAAGTAA
- a CDS encoding ABC transporter permease produces the protein MAERVGPPALEIRGLNVFYGASHALQGVDLRLDSGVLSVVGRNGMGKTTLCKAIMGLVPVASGTISFRGQPLVGRSPAEIARLGIGYVPQGRRLWRSLTVDEHLRVVAGRKGAWTIERIYATFPRLAERRNNGGAQLSGGEQQMLAISRALLQNPQLLVMDEPTEGLAPVIVAQVEEMMIRLAEDGEIDVLVIEQNIGVACEVAQQVAIMVNGRINRTAPARELAADRDLQQRLLGVGRHGHDDTPMPAAPEASPARQQEPAGGPVRIYLSNPHPPTRWSQPVPVATIERTARIVTTAPVAPLASAQTELRPLAAPGAEVVLVAGTLDTKGAELRYIRDLIRAAGLPVRLVDLSTTGGHSGAEIPAHQIAAFHPRGASGVFTGDRGQAVAGMTEAFARWIVRQQGIAGIISAGGSGGTAIVAPAMRALPVGVPKLIVSTVASGDVRRYVGPADITMMHSVADVQGLNAITEEVLANAAHAMVGMVQARRAARPRGAARPAIGLTMFGVTTRCVQQVVEALHGEWDCLVFHATGIGGQAMEKLIDGGKMTGVIDLTTTEVCDMMMGGVFPCTDDRFGAVIRTRIPYIGSVGALDMVNFGPPDTVPAKYAGRVFYQHNPQVTLMRTTAEECAAMGRWIGERLNRMEGPVRFFLPEGGVSALDAPGQPFHDPAAREALFQALEATVRQTPARQLLRVPHNINDPQFAAAIVAAFRSLHQGPRPARRRDSHR, from the coding sequence ATGGCTGAGCGTGTCGGTCCGCCCGCCCTGGAGATCCGCGGTCTCAATGTCTTCTACGGCGCGTCGCACGCGCTGCAGGGGGTCGATCTGCGGCTCGACTCCGGCGTGCTGTCGGTGGTCGGCCGGAACGGCATGGGCAAGACCACGCTGTGCAAGGCAATCATGGGCCTCGTCCCCGTCGCGTCGGGCACCATCTCCTTCCGCGGCCAGCCGCTGGTTGGCCGCTCGCCGGCGGAGATTGCCAGGCTCGGCATCGGCTATGTCCCGCAGGGACGGCGGCTGTGGCGCTCGCTGACGGTGGACGAGCACCTGCGCGTCGTCGCCGGGCGCAAGGGCGCATGGACCATCGAGCGCATCTACGCGACCTTCCCGAGGCTGGCCGAGCGGCGCAACAATGGCGGCGCCCAGCTGTCGGGCGGTGAGCAGCAGATGCTGGCGATCTCGCGCGCGCTGCTGCAGAATCCGCAGCTGCTGGTCATGGACGAGCCGACCGAGGGCCTTGCCCCGGTGATCGTCGCCCAGGTCGAGGAGATGATGATCCGCCTCGCCGAGGACGGCGAGATCGACGTCCTGGTGATCGAGCAGAACATCGGCGTGGCCTGCGAGGTGGCGCAGCAGGTCGCGATCATGGTCAACGGCCGGATCAACCGCACGGCCCCGGCGCGCGAACTGGCCGCTGACCGCGATCTGCAGCAACGCCTGCTCGGGGTCGGGCGCCACGGCCACGACGACACGCCGATGCCCGCCGCGCCCGAGGCTTCGCCCGCACGCCAGCAGGAGCCGGCCGGCGGACCGGTCCGCATCTACCTGTCGAACCCGCATCCGCCGACCCGCTGGTCGCAGCCGGTACCGGTGGCGACCATCGAGCGGACCGCCCGGATCGTGACGACCGCGCCGGTGGCCCCACTCGCCTCGGCACAGACCGAACTGCGCCCGCTTGCCGCGCCCGGCGCGGAGGTCGTGCTGGTGGCGGGCACGCTCGATACCAAGGGCGCCGAACTGCGCTACATCCGCGACCTGATCCGTGCCGCCGGTCTGCCGGTGCGGCTGGTCGACCTGTCGACGACCGGCGGCCACTCCGGCGCCGAGATTCCCGCCCATCAGATCGCGGCCTTCCATCCGCGCGGCGCGTCCGGCGTCTTCACCGGCGATCGCGGCCAGGCCGTCGCCGGCATGACCGAGGCGTTCGCCCGCTGGATCGTCCGCCAGCAGGGCATCGCCGGCATCATCAGTGCAGGCGGATCGGGCGGCACGGCAATCGTTGCGCCGGCGATGCGGGCGCTGCCGGTCGGGGTGCCCAAGCTCATCGTCTCGACCGTCGCCTCGGGCGATGTGCGCCGCTATGTCGGTCCGGCCGACATCACCATGATGCATTCGGTCGCGGACGTTCAGGGGCTGAACGCGATCACCGAGGAGGTGCTCGCCAACGCCGCGCACGCCATGGTCGGCATGGTCCAGGCGCGCCGCGCCGCCCGTCCGCGCGGCGCCGCCAGGCCGGCGATCGGACTGACGATGTTCGGCGTCACCACGCGCTGCGTCCAGCAGGTCGTCGAGGCGCTGCATGGCGAGTGGGACTGTCTGGTGTTCCACGCCACCGGCATTGGCGGCCAGGCGATGGAGAAGCTGATCGACGGCGGCAAGATGACCGGCGTCATCGACCTCACCACCACCGAGGTCTGCGACATGATGATGGGCGGGGTGTTCCCCTGCACCGATGACCGTTTCGGTGCCGTGATCCGCACCCGCATCCCCTATATCGGATCCGTGGGCGCGCTCGACATGGTCAATTTCGGTCCGCCGGACACCGTGCCGGCCAAGTATGCCGGCCGGGTCTTCTACCAGCACAATCCCCAGGTGACGCTGATGCGCACCACGGCGGAGGAATGCGCCGCGATGGGCCGGTGGATCGGCGAACGGCTCAACCGGATGGAAGGGCCGGTGCGCTTCTTCCTGCCCGAGGGCGGTGTCTCGGCGCTGGATGCGCCCGGCCAGCCCTTCCATGATCCGGCGGCGCGCGAAGCCCTGTTCCAGGCGCTCGAGGCAACGGTCCGCCAGACCCCTGCGCGCCAGCTGCTGCGCGTGCCGCACAACATCAACGATCCGCAGTTCGCCGCCGCCATCGTCGCGGCCTTCCGCAGCCTGCATCAGGGGCCGCGCCCGGCCCGCAGAAGGGACAGTCACCGATGA
- a CDS encoding phosphoenolpyruvate hydrolase family protein codes for MMDRAGILEKFRAMIARGEPIVGGGAGTGLSAKCEEAGGIDLIVIYNSGRFRMAGRGSLAGLMPYGDANAIVVEMAREVLTVVRHTPVLAGVCATDPFRNMDVFLDEIARLGFAGVQNFPTVGLIDGVFRANLEETGMGYGLEVDMIAKARAKGLLTTPYVFCEDTAAAMAGAGADIIVVHLGLTTGGSIGAETALKLADCPEIVDRWAEAALKVKRDTIILVHGGPVAMPEDAEFILKNTTTCHGFYGASSMERLPAEVALTNQTRAFKRISRR; via the coding sequence ATGATGGATCGCGCCGGTATCCTGGAAAAATTCCGTGCCATGATCGCGCGCGGCGAACCGATCGTCGGCGGCGGCGCCGGCACCGGCCTGTCGGCCAAGTGCGAGGAAGCCGGCGGCATCGACCTGATCGTGATCTACAACTCGGGCCGCTTTCGCATGGCCGGGCGCGGCAGCCTCGCCGGGCTGATGCCCTATGGCGATGCCAACGCCATCGTCGTCGAGATGGCCCGCGAGGTGCTGACGGTGGTCAGGCACACCCCGGTACTGGCCGGGGTGTGCGCCACCGACCCGTTCCGCAACATGGACGTGTTTCTCGACGAGATCGCCCGGCTCGGCTTTGCCGGCGTCCAGAATTTTCCGACGGTCGGGCTGATCGACGGCGTCTTCCGCGCCAATCTCGAGGAGACCGGCATGGGCTACGGTCTCGAGGTCGACATGATCGCCAAGGCCCGCGCCAAGGGTCTGCTCACCACGCCGTATGTCTTCTGCGAGGATACCGCCGCGGCGATGGCCGGCGCCGGCGCCGACATCATCGTCGTGCATCTGGGGCTGACGACCGGCGGCAGCATCGGCGCGGAGACCGCCCTGAAGCTCGCCGACTGCCCGGAGATCGTCGATCGCTGGGCTGAGGCGGCGCTGAAGGTCAAGCGCGACACCATCATCCTGGTGCATGGCGGGCCGGTGGCGATGCCGGAAGACGCGGAATTCATCCTGAAGAACACCACCACCTGCCACGGCTTCTACGGTGCCTCCTCGATGGAGCGGCTGCCGGCGGAAGTGGCACTGACCAATCAGACGCGCGCCTTCAAGCGCATTTCGAGGCGCTGA
- a CDS encoding AraC family transcriptional regulator gives MSSAFAVFHGAFGRVCLYAMDRQMAPHAHREGHLIFHVDGPAATVMADDRYYPLSAGQAVAISPWQTHYYRPLDLQNPTLVLVLYIRPGWFLEASRRASSSLRFGRVGIEVTDPLARNVYATAHAMMDPEHEDPLLEERIWSLTQGAFDQSWQWTARGLGFTGPALPARDFRIRKAIRLLQDRLGEPLQLDMVAREAGLSRPHFYKLFRSQVGVTPNVYLNALRMEQAIDRLTASHEAVSDIGLDLGFSSQASFSRFFIANGVVAPSAYRRSVQQLQLH, from the coding sequence ATGAGTTCAGCTTTTGCCGTGTTCCACGGCGCCTTCGGGCGTGTCTGCCTCTACGCGATGGACCGGCAGATGGCGCCCCATGCCCATCGCGAAGGTCATCTGATCTTTCACGTCGATGGTCCGGCCGCGACCGTGATGGCCGACGACCGGTATTATCCGCTGTCCGCCGGGCAGGCGGTGGCGATCAGCCCGTGGCAGACCCATTACTACCGACCGCTCGACCTGCAGAACCCGACGCTGGTCCTGGTTCTCTACATCCGGCCGGGATGGTTCCTGGAAGCCAGCCGCCGGGCCTCGTCGTCGCTGCGGTTCGGCAGGGTCGGTATCGAAGTGACCGATCCGCTTGCCAGGAACGTCTATGCGACGGCCCATGCGATGATGGATCCGGAGCACGAGGATCCGCTGCTCGAGGAGCGGATCTGGTCGCTCACTCAGGGGGCGTTCGACCAGTCCTGGCAATGGACCGCGCGCGGCCTCGGCTTCACCGGGCCCGCCTTGCCGGCGCGCGACTTCCGCATCCGCAAGGCGATCCGGCTGTTGCAGGACCGGCTGGGCGAACCGCTGCAACTGGACATGGTGGCGCGCGAGGCGGGACTGTCGCGGCCGCACTTCTACAAGTTGTTCCGCAGTCAGGTCGGCGTGACGCCGAACGTCTACCTCAATGCCCTGCGCATGGAGCAGGCGATCGATCGGCTGACCGCTTCGCACGAGGCAGTCTCGGACATCGGGCTCGATCTGGGTTTCTCCAGTCAGGCGAGCTTCTCCCGCTTCTTTATCGCCAACGGAGTTGTGGCGCCGAGTGCCTACAGGCGCAGCGTGCAGCAGCTCCAGCTTCATTGA